A part of Vulcanisaeta moutnovskia 768-28 genomic DNA contains:
- a CDS encoding CDGSH iron-sulfur domain-containing protein, translated as MRIILHTAKGPYQYKTPNGESVWICMCGLSDTYPICSGKHKLVRDEEDNRIYSYDQNGNRLGMVNLENVERLRRV; from the coding sequence GTGAGGATTATACTTCACACGGCAAAGGGACCCTACCAATATAAAACACCCAACGGTGAATCAGTTTGGATATGCATGTGCGGTTTAAGTGATACATACCCAATATGCAGTGGTAAGCATAAGCTCGTACGTGATGAAGAAGATAATAGGATCTATAGCTATGATCAAAATGGAAATAGATTAGGCATGGTAAATCTGGAGAATGTTGAGAGATTGAGGAGGGTTTGA
- a CDS encoding MFS transporter, translating to MMQEGKGRDRATILGLTSIGHFINDGNMWLIPGIILPILSQVGVNYAVIGLLSALYAAISALASPLVPLSIKWLGGHMRAMALGMFLWAFAIGLSSIGFLIHDLFLVYIGVVLAGVGAAYYHPIGSALLSATYGGTAGSALGINGAFGSLGRALYPLIGSVLIFTGSVSAAYNLWVLAFITLIVGLSVLLYGIYKFDVKAYRRGNNKDDPPNNKSTMLRVSIMLIILLFVITLLRNTAGQGIQTFLGIYINKVLGVKLSVSYGEILSILLASAIIGQPILGWLSDKIGRRFMASFSTFAFAILFIAFIYTGNLVFAFFAILFVLSNFPLIMAVLGDLFPREQVSWATSIVWNGAVTGGNVLGSLITGLLAQYYVPIYGEVGALEHALLIVLILAFISGALWSAVPKPPKRSKVPLFG from the coding sequence ATGATGCAGGAAGGAAAGGGCAGAGATAGGGCAACAATTCTTGGGCTAACATCGATCGGACACTTCATTAATGATGGAAATATGTGGTTAATACCCGGTATAATACTCCCAATACTTAGTCAGGTTGGTGTTAATTATGCAGTAATTGGATTATTATCGGCATTATACGCGGCAATATCTGCATTAGCAAGTCCATTGGTGCCCCTGAGTATTAAGTGGCTTGGTGGGCATATGAGGGCTATGGCACTCGGAATGTTCCTGTGGGCATTCGCCATTGGATTATCCTCAATAGGCTTCCTAATACACGATCTATTCCTAGTCTATATAGGTGTTGTATTGGCGGGAGTTGGTGCGGCTTACTACCATCCAATTGGAAGCGCGTTGCTATCCGCGACATATGGAGGAACGGCAGGCTCAGCACTAGGCATAAATGGTGCATTCGGTAGCTTAGGCAGAGCCCTTTATCCATTGATAGGTTCAGTGCTTATATTCACAGGTTCTGTAAGCGCTGCATATAATTTGTGGGTATTGGCATTCATAACATTAATTGTGGGTCTCTCAGTATTACTATACGGTATTTACAAGTTCGATGTCAAGGCATATAGGAGAGGCAATAATAAGGATGATCCACCTAATAATAAATCAACAATGCTTAGGGTATCAATAATGCTAATAATACTACTATTTGTAATAACGTTGCTAAGAAATACGGCTGGTCAGGGCATACAGACATTCCTAGGTATATACATAAATAAGGTACTCGGCGTAAAGCTCAGCGTAAGCTATGGAGAAATCCTATCAATACTACTCGCCTCAGCCATAATAGGCCAACCAATACTCGGCTGGTTAAGTGATAAGATTGGTAGGAGATTCATGGCATCGTTCTCCACATTTGCCTTTGCAATACTATTCATAGCCTTCATATACACGGGAAACCTTGTATTCGCCTTCTTCGCCATACTCTTCGTATTAAGCAACTTCCCACTGATAATGGCCGTCCTTGGCGACTTATTCCCAAGGGAGCAGGTTAGTTGGGCGACATCAATTGTTTGGAATGGCGCTGTTACCGGCGGTAATGTGCTTGGATCATTAATAACGGGTTTGCTGGCTCAATATTACGTGCCGATTTATGGTGAAGTCGGCGCTCTTGAACATGCATTGCTAATAGTGCTTATATTGGCGTTCATATCGGGAGCCCTATGGTCTGCCGTACCTAAACCGCCAAAACGCAGTAAAGTTCCTCTATTTGGATAA